One part of the Quercus lobata isolate SW786 chromosome 7, ValleyOak3.0 Primary Assembly, whole genome shotgun sequence genome encodes these proteins:
- the LOC115954209 gene encoding uncharacterized protein LOC115954209, with protein MSILQIQTLSFSNCLTGPATTKLFLHPKPYNPSLYSQPITPKTTIIRMGGGPRTYPGGVSKWQWKRMQAKKARQLLKARLARERNIYEMRKRAELKAAVSELERPWEVVERAPNLLSVGADEQVKVLADRFQRPGGFDLWTQRDGPQLFETVDELPSARFFPKGVVHSIKPYQRNGGLDELKEEKGQNLLDSESSYQKDSLELSGVDRRNGKRSNGKLRKNVNRNRFHDVGSNGSGGLESREAVFDREQRGRAPIGSGGLESGEAGFDRKQRGKGPIRRNVRDNGSLGMRDSQSDDVYDIGFDRKQRGKGLIRRNVRGNGLLGLRDSQFDDVYGIGFDRKQREKGPIRRNVQGNGLLGLRDSRSDDVYDMNLQEDGSYEF; from the coding sequence ATGTCAATCCTTCAAATCCAAACACTCTCATTCTCAAATTGTTTGACAGGTCCAGCTACAACGAAGTTGTTCCTCCACCCAAAACCCTATAACCCTTCACTCTACTCCCAACCCATCACACCCAAAACGACGATTATTCGTATGGGAGGGGGTCCCAGAACCTACCCAGGTGGCGTATCAAAGTGGCAATGGAAGCGAATGCAGGCAAAGAAAGCCAGGCAGCTCCTCAAGGCTCGCCTCGCTCGCGAGCGCAATATTTACGAGATGCGAAAGCGAGCAGAGCTCAAGGCTGCTGTGTCAGAGCTCGAGAGGCCTTGGGAAGTTGTCGAGAGAGCCCCTAACTTGCTCTCCGTTGGCGCTGACGAGCAAGTGAAAGTCTTGGCTGATAGGTTTCAAAGGCCTGGTGGGTTCGATTTGTGGACTCAGAGAGATGGGCCTCAGTTGTTTGAGACTGTGGATGAGTTACCCTCAGCTAGATTTTTCCCTAAAGGGGTTGTTCATAGTATCAAACCTTATCAAAGAAATGGTGGGTTGGATGAATTGAAGGAGGAGAAGGGTCAAAATTTGTTGGATTCGGAGAGTTCGTATCAGAAAGATAGTTTGGAATTATCGGGTGTGGATAGACGAAATGGGAAGAGAAGTAATGGGAAATTGAGAAAGAATGTGAATAGGAATAGGTTTCACGATGTGGGTTCGAATGGTTCCGGTGGGTTGGAGTCAAGGGAAGCTGTTTTTGATAGAGAACAGAGAGGAAGGGCCCCCATTGGTTCCGGTGGGTTGGAGTCAGGGGAAGCTGGTTTTGACAGAAAACAGAGAGGAAAGGGCCCTATTAGACGGAATGTTCGGGATAATGGCTCGTTGGGGATGAGAGATTCACAGTCTGATGATGTTTATGATATTGGTTTTGATAGAAAACAGAGAGGAAAGGGCCTCATTAGACGGAATGTTCGGGGTAATGGTTTGTTGGGATTAAGAGATTCACAGTTTGATGATGTTTATGGTATTGGTTTTGAtagaaaacagagagaaaagGGCCCCATTAGACGGAATGTTCAGGGTAATGGTTTGTTGGGTTTGAGAGATTCACGGTCTGATGATGTTTATGATATGAATTTGCAAGAAGATGGCAGTTACGAATTCTAA
- the LOC115951390 gene encoding protein NRT1/ PTR FAMILY 5.6 — translation MDRNRGEESREIFEENCVHDSSVDHKGRVPLRASTGVWKASRFIIAIEFSERLSYFGIATSLIIYLTKVIHEDLETAAKSVNHWSGVTTLMPLLGGFVADAYLGRFRTVLVSTIIYLMGLILLTLAWFLPGLRACESKLCTEPRKIHEVFFFLAIYLISIGTGGHKPALESFGADQFDDDHTEERKQKMTYFNWWNFALCSGLILGVTVIVYVQDHVNWGVSYIVLAVVMAVSLVIFFMGRPFYRYRAATGSPLTPLFKVLVAAIRKRNLPYPSDPSQLYEIPKSEKNIGRFLCHTSKLKFLDKAAILEDNDSPAEKQSPWRLATITKVEELKLILNMIPIWIATLPFGICVAQGTTFFIKQGVTLDRKIANGFEIPPASVYGLAAIGMIVSVTIYEKILVPKLRKATGNERGINILQRIGIGMLFSIVTMVVAALVEKKRLNVVENDPKKSSLSMSIFWLAPQYLIIGFGDGFTLVGLQEYFYDQVPDSMRSLGIAFYLSVIGAANFVSSWLITIVARVTKKGGHGWFGKDLNTSRLDKFYWLLAGITAVNMIFYVFLARRYSYKNVQRVAVVEFNEGDDEDVKV, via the exons ATGGATCGAAACAGAGGAGAAGAATCAAGGGAGATTTTTGAAGAGAATTGCGTTCATGATTCTTCTGTGGATCATAAAGGAAGAGTTCCTCTTCGAGCTTCAACTGGTGTTTGGAAAGCCTCACGGTTCATTATTG CAATTGAGTTCAGTGAGAGGTTGAGTTACTTTGGAATTGCAACTAGCTTAATCATTTACCTTACAAAGGTAATTCATGAAGACCTTGAGACAGCAGCGAAGAGCGTGAACCACTGGTCTGGTGTTACCACATTGATGCCACTGTTGGGAGGTTTTGTAGCTGATGCTTATCTGGGCCGATTCAGAACAGTTCTCGTTTCAACCATCATCTACCTCATG GGTTTGATTCTCCTAACTTTGGCCTGGTTCCTACCAGGCTTGAGGGCTTGTGAATCTAAATTGTGCACCGAACCTAGGAAGATTCACGAGGTGTTCTTTTTCCTTGCCATATACCTAATTTCTATAGGAACTGGAGGGCATAAACCTGCATTGGAGAGTTTTGGAGCTGACCAGTTTGATGATGATCACActgaagaaagaaaacagaagaTGACCTACTTCAACTGGTGGAACTTTGCCCTTTGTTCTGGACTCATTCTTGGGGTCACTGTGATTGTGTATGTGCAAGACCATGTCAACTGGGGTGTTTCATATATTGTTCTCGCAGTAGTCATGGCAGTGTCacttgtcattttcttcatgGGAAGGCCGTTTTACCGTTATAGGGCAGCAACAGGGAGTCCCTTGACACCATTGTTCAAAGTTCTTGTTGCAGCCATTAGAAAGAGAAATCTCCCTTACCCTTCCGATCCTTCTCAATTGTATGAAATTCCCAAGTCAGAGAAAAACATTGGGAGGTTTCTGTGCCACACAAGCAAGCTCAA GTTTCTCGACAAAGCAGCTATTCTTGAAGACAATGATAGTCCGGCTGAGAAACAAAGCCCTTGGAGACTGGCAACCATAACCAAGGTCGAGGAGTTGAAGCTTATTCTGAATATGATTCCCATATGGATTGCTACTCTACCATTTGGAATTTGTGTAGCACAAGGCACTACTTTCTTCATCAAACAAGGTGTTACTCTGGATCGAAAAATTGCAAATGGTTTTGAGATTCCCCCAGCCTCAGTTTACGGCCTGGCTGCCATAGGAATGATAGTCTCTGTTACCATCTATGAGAAAATCCTCGTCCCTAAGTTACGAAAAGCAACAGGAAATGAGCGAGGCATCAATATCCTCCAGAGGATTGGTATTGGGATGCTATTCTCAATTGTTACAATGGTGGTTGCAGCACttgttgaaaagaaaagactaAATGTAGTAGAGAATGATCCAAAAAAGAGTTCACTTTCAATGAGTATTTTCTGGTTGGCTCCACAATATCTCATCATTGGTTTTGGAGATGGATTTACTCTGGTGGGCTTGCAGGAGTACTTTTACGACCAAGTTCCTGATTCCATGAGAAGCTTAGGTATTGCATTTTACCTTAGTGTGATAGGAGCCGCAAATTTCGTCAGTAGCTGGTTGATAACAATTGTTGCCCGCGTAACCAAGAAGGGCGGACATGGTTGGTTTGGTAAAGATTTGAATACTAGCCGCTTAGACAAATTTTACTGGCTGTTAGCGGGCATAACTGCGGTGAACATGATCTTCTATGTGTTCTTGGCTCGAAGGTATTCTTACAAAAATGTGCAGAGGGTGGCTGTGGTTGAATTTAATGAAGGAGATGATGAGGATGTTAAGGTGTAG